In Dyadobacter subterraneus, a single genomic region encodes these proteins:
- a CDS encoding Gfo/Idh/MocA family protein has product MDRRKFIEQSVLAGAVFSSLPLLTSLKRTTQYKTALIGSGWWGTNILRCAIQAGESKVVALCDVDENQLKITNTEVTKLTPDKPKLYKDYREMLLKEKPEIVIVATPDHWHALCCIAAVESGAHVYVEKPICHTIQEGRAMVNATRKHGRIVQVGTHRRVSPHNVSGMEFLKSGKAGKVGMARAFVHYGGGAGQKVANEEVPKGLDWDMYCGPAQLVPYNKTIHPKGFRNYLNFANGTLGDWGIHWLDQVMWWSEQKYPKKVYSTGGRAIRQDNTDAPDHQVAVYDFDGFTLEWEHRNFGANNAEKTHPQQAVGVYFYGTEGTFHMGWLDGWTFYPSNPNKPVIHQDAQLNKPDDQNIQQLWANFLSSIKTNTPPICEIEVGQRSTNLALLGMLSYKLGRSIIWDGEKEIIPGDAEANKLLRRDYRGEWKYPEA; this is encoded by the coding sequence ATGGACCGTAGGAAATTTATTGAACAATCGGTACTTGCGGGAGCTGTGTTTTCTTCTCTGCCGCTGTTGACTTCATTGAAAAGAACGACCCAATATAAAACGGCTCTTATCGGCTCGGGCTGGTGGGGAACCAATATCCTTCGCTGTGCCATTCAGGCAGGAGAATCCAAAGTGGTTGCGTTGTGTGATGTGGATGAAAACCAGTTAAAAATTACCAATACAGAAGTTACAAAACTGACTCCAGACAAGCCTAAACTTTACAAGGATTACCGGGAAATGCTGTTGAAAGAAAAACCGGAAATTGTGATCGTGGCTACTCCTGATCACTGGCATGCACTGTGTTGTATCGCAGCTGTGGAATCAGGAGCGCATGTGTATGTGGAAAAACCGATTTGTCACACCATTCAGGAAGGCAGAGCAATGGTGAATGCGACCAGAAAACATGGAAGAATTGTTCAGGTTGGTACGCACAGGCGTGTTTCTCCGCATAATGTCTCAGGTATGGAATTCCTGAAATCAGGGAAAGCAGGGAAAGTTGGTATGGCAAGAGCGTTCGTTCACTATGGTGGCGGTGCAGGACAGAAAGTTGCAAATGAAGAAGTGCCAAAAGGTTTGGATTGGGATATGTACTGCGGTCCCGCCCAACTTGTACCTTATAACAAAACGATTCATCCGAAAGGATTCCGCAATTATCTCAATTTTGCAAATGGCACATTGGGCGACTGGGGAATTCACTGGCTGGATCAGGTCATGTGGTGGTCTGAGCAAAAATACCCGAAAAAAGTTTACTCAACCGGCGGTCGTGCTATTCGTCAGGATAATACTGATGCACCAGATCATCAGGTCGCGGTTTATGATTTTGATGGTTTTACCCTGGAATGGGAGCATCGTAATTTTGGAGCAAATAATGCCGAGAAAACGCATCCACAACAGGCCGTCGGGGTTTATTTTTATGGAACGGAAGGCACATTTCATATGGGCTGGCTTGATGGCTGGACTTTCTATCCGAGCAATCCAAATAAACCTGTCATACATCAGGATGCGCAACTGAATAAACCTGACGATCAGAATATTCAACAATTGTGGGCAAATTTTTTGAGCTCTATAAAAACAAATACACCACCAATTTGTGAGATTGAAGTTGGTCAAAGATCCACAAATCTTGCCCTGCTGGGTATGTTATCTTACAAACTTGGAAGAAGTATTATCTGGGATGGAGAGAAAGAAATAATTCCTGGCGATGCGGAAGCTAATAAACTGTTGCGCAGAGATTACCGTGGTGAATGGAAATATCCGGAAGCCTGA
- a CDS encoding serine hydrolase has product MIKTILSLTLVLCLNFPIYAQKIDTIYLEKLLKSHPDKFSHILNHPQKNQVQILYTQIDRDKNNIPHFETYSYNLDDHRYFFPASTVKLPTLIFALEKINKLKIPGLTKESIMITGADFDKQTVVEKDSTSKSGLPSVEHYIKKILLVSDNDAYNRLYEFVGRAEINQRLKEYDLTTSRILNRYAVKDTELTSRHTNPVSFFDNKKMVYSQPGKFDLENYPIELSNLVMGKAYLDSSDHLVNKPFNMTNRNAFSMTDQQAVMKKLIFPEVFPVNERFQLTVDDYNLIYTYMSKYPTESDYPKYDPKENWSTSAKFLFYGADPEIKPDSNIRIFNKYGDSYGFIIDNAYFVDFKNKVEFLLTAVVQSNDDEIYNDSKYEYKEVCYPFMKNLGQVIYQTELKRKKKYLPDLKRFQMKY; this is encoded by the coding sequence ATGATTAAAACGATACTCTCTTTGACCTTGGTCTTGTGCCTGAATTTTCCAATTTATGCGCAAAAAATAGATACCATTTATCTGGAAAAGCTTCTCAAAAGTCACCCGGATAAATTTTCGCACATTTTAAATCATCCTCAAAAAAATCAGGTCCAGATTCTCTACACCCAAATCGACCGAGACAAAAACAATATTCCTCACTTTGAAACTTACAGCTACAATCTGGATGATCACCGTTATTTTTTTCCAGCCAGTACTGTAAAACTGCCGACTTTAATTTTTGCACTGGAAAAAATTAATAAACTCAAAATTCCAGGTCTGACTAAGGAAAGTATCATGATCACCGGTGCTGATTTTGATAAACAAACGGTTGTTGAGAAAGACTCTACATCAAAAAGTGGGCTTCCATCGGTTGAACATTACATCAAAAAAATTCTATTAGTAAGCGATAATGATGCATACAACCGCCTGTATGAATTTGTGGGACGAGCGGAAATCAATCAGCGATTAAAAGAATATGACTTAACTACCAGTCGAATTCTAAATCGTTATGCTGTAAAAGATACAGAACTTACCTCGCGTCATACCAATCCGGTTTCATTTTTTGACAACAAAAAGATGGTATATAGTCAGCCGGGCAAATTTGATCTGGAGAATTATCCGATTGAGTTGAGTAATCTAGTGATGGGAAAAGCATATCTGGACAGTTCTGATCATTTGGTCAATAAACCTTTCAACATGACCAACCGTAATGCTTTCAGTATGACCGATCAGCAGGCGGTCATGAAAAAACTTATTTTTCCGGAAGTTTTTCCTGTAAATGAACGGTTTCAGTTAACGGTTGACGATTACAATCTCATTTATACCTACATGAGCAAATATCCGACAGAAAGCGATTATCCAAAATATGACCCAAAGGAAAACTGGTCAACAAGTGCGAAATTTTTATTTTACGGCGCAGATCCAGAAATAAAACCGGATTCCAATATTCGAATTTTCAATAAATACGGAGATTCTTACGGGTTTATTATTGACAATGCTTACTTCGTCGATTTTAAAAATAAAGTAGAATTTTTACTAACTGCTGTTGTTCAATCAAATGATGATGAAATTTACAACGACAGCAAATATGAATACAAAGAAGTTTGCTATCCGTTTATGAAAAATCTCGGGCAGGTCATTTATCAAACCGAGCTAAAAAGAAAGAAAAAATATCTTCCTGATTTGAAAAGATTTCAAATGAAATATTAA
- a CDS encoding electron transfer flavoprotein subunit beta/FixA family protein: MKILVCITNVPDTTAKITFTDNDTKLNKAGVQLIIGPYDDYALARAVELKEQHGGSVTVLHVGGADADPQIRKALAIGADDAIRVNADPVDSYFTASQIAHVAGQNYDLILMGRESIDFNSGVVHGLVGEMLGIPSYSPVMKLEIEGTTATLAREIDGGKETLSASLPLVLGCQEPISEWKIPNMRGIMTARTKPLQVVEPVSVEEFTVPENYTLPAPKGACKMIPADQAETLIKLLRTEAKVI, encoded by the coding sequence ATGAAAATTCTCGTATGTATAACCAATGTGCCGGACACGACGGCCAAAATAACATTCACCGATAACGACACCAAACTTAACAAAGCCGGTGTACAACTTATAATCGGACCCTATGACGATTACGCCCTGGCCCGTGCAGTAGAACTGAAAGAACAGCATGGAGGTTCAGTCACTGTACTTCACGTAGGCGGTGCAGATGCCGATCCACAGATCAGAAAAGCACTTGCTATTGGTGCTGATGATGCAATTCGGGTAAACGCTGATCCGGTTGACTCATATTTCACTGCAAGCCAGATTGCCCATGTTGCCGGACAAAATTATGACCTTATTTTAATGGGCAGGGAATCTATTGATTTCAATAGTGGCGTAGTTCATGGGCTAGTTGGAGAAATGCTGGGAATTCCCTCCTATTCTCCTGTGATGAAACTTGAAATTGAAGGTACAACTGCGACACTCGCAAGAGAAATTGACGGTGGAAAAGAAACACTATCCGCATCCTTACCCCTGGTTTTAGGCTGTCAGGAACCTATTTCCGAATGGAAAATTCCTAATATGCGAGGCATTATGACAGCGCGGACAAAACCTTTACAGGTTGTTGAGCCGGTTTCTGTTGAGGAATTCACGGTTCCCGAAAACTATACTTTGCCAGCCCCAAAAGGAGCATGTAAAATGATCCCGGCCGACCAGGCAGAAACGCTCATCAAATTATTAAGAACAGAGGCAAAAGTTATTTAA
- a CDS encoding bifunctional nuclease family protein: MKKIKLEILGLSPSQSQAGSFALVLGEELGNRRLPIIIGVFEAQAIAVQIENIVPNRPMTHDLFKSFAEGMNYTLKEIVISDLKEGIFYAKIVCKDSLREVEIDARPSDAIAIGLRFDIPIYTYEAILSEAGIISSSLTEDEEDGDEEAVKETIQTRGSLMDQLRDLSFDELQRMLDDALSKEDYEKAAKIRDEMSKRN, from the coding sequence GTGAAAAAAATTAAGTTAGAAATATTGGGTCTTTCCCCAAGCCAGTCTCAGGCAGGTTCGTTCGCTCTTGTATTAGGCGAAGAATTAGGAAACCGCCGTCTTCCTATTATCATCGGCGTGTTCGAAGCGCAGGCTATTGCCGTGCAAATTGAGAACATTGTACCTAACCGTCCGATGACACACGACCTTTTCAAATCCTTTGCCGAAGGAATGAATTACACCTTGAAAGAAATCGTGATTTCCGATTTGAAAGAAGGTATTTTTTATGCCAAAATTGTTTGTAAAGACAGTTTGCGTGAAGTAGAAATTGACGCGCGTCCTTCCGATGCTATTGCGATCGGATTGCGTTTTGATATTCCTATTTATACCTACGAAGCAATATTATCGGAGGCAGGAATTATTTCAAGTTCTTTGACAGAAGATGAAGAAGACGGAGATGAAGAAGCTGTGAAAGAAACGATACAGACACGTGGAAGTTTGATGGATCAGTTGAGAGATCTTTCATTTGATGAACTTCAACGCATGCTTGACGATGCGCTTTCCAAAGAAGACTATGAGAAAGCTGCAAAAATACGCGACGAAATGAGCAAGAGAAATTAA
- a CDS encoding electron transfer flavoprotein subunit alpha/FixB family protein, whose translation MSVLIFVELDNGLVKKTSLEAVAYGAEVAKMTGTTATVLALGKADTASLEQAGAFGASKVLYASDDKLTHENSLAYADVLAQAVKQEESKIIILAKSGLGDAVAARASAKLKAGIVSGVTELPLINGGFTVKRSIFTGKAFSNVEVKSEIKILVVKKNAIEATESSEKATVETFSPVLRDQDFQANVGTIEKASSELSLTEADIIVSGGRGMKGPENWQPLLDLAKALGAATGCSKPVSDLDWRPHHEHIGQTGIKVAPNLYIACGISGAIQHLAGVNGSKYIVVINKDPEAPFFKAADYGIVGDVFEILPKLTKAVEDLK comes from the coding sequence ATGTCAGTACTCATATTTGTAGAATTAGATAATGGCTTGGTGAAAAAGACTTCGCTGGAAGCCGTTGCATATGGCGCAGAAGTGGCAAAAATGACGGGAACCACCGCCACCGTTCTGGCGCTTGGAAAAGCAGATACAGCTTCACTTGAACAAGCCGGTGCTTTTGGTGCATCCAAAGTTCTTTACGCTTCGGATGACAAGTTAACACATGAAAACAGCTTGGCCTATGCAGACGTACTCGCGCAGGCTGTAAAACAGGAAGAAAGCAAAATTATTATTCTTGCAAAATCAGGATTGGGTGATGCAGTTGCAGCCCGGGCATCTGCCAAACTAAAAGCAGGAATAGTTTCCGGTGTCACAGAATTGCCGCTAATCAACGGAGGATTTACTGTGAAAAGAAGCATTTTTACTGGTAAAGCATTTTCTAACGTGGAAGTTAAGTCTGAAATTAAAATTCTGGTTGTAAAGAAAAACGCGATTGAAGCAACCGAATCATCGGAAAAAGCTACGGTAGAAACATTTTCACCTGTACTTCGCGATCAGGATTTCCAGGCTAATGTTGGTACTATTGAAAAAGCAAGCTCAGAATTGTCTTTGACGGAAGCGGATATAATCGTTTCTGGTGGACGCGGAATGAAAGGCCCGGAAAACTGGCAGCCGCTTTTGGATCTGGCCAAAGCACTCGGCGCGGCAACTGGCTGTTCCAAACCGGTGTCAGATCTTGACTGGCGACCTCATCATGAACACATCGGACAAACCGGAATTAAGGTTGCACCTAATCTGTATATCGCCTGCGGAATTTCCGGAGCGATTCAGCATCTGGCCGGAGTTAACGGCTCAAAATATATAGTTGTGATCAATAAAGATCCGGAAGCACCTTTTTTCAAGGCTGCGGATTATGGTATTGTTGGTGATGTTTTTGAGATTTTACCAAAGCTTACAAAGGCCGTTGAGGACTTGAAATAA
- the rluF gene encoding 23S rRNA pseudouridine(2604) synthase RluF encodes MIRINKFISETGFCSRREADRLVEQGRVTLNGQKAVLGDKATDSDEVLIDGKPLKVKKAGVYIAFNKPVGITCTTERQIKGNIIDFINHKERIFPIGRLDKPSEGLIFLTSDGDIVNKILRAGNNHEKEYVVTVDKPIKSDFVQKMSNGIPILDTVTKKCFVRKDGPYVFTIILTQGLNRQIRRMCEYLGYSVTKLKRVRIMNVTLENLSIGKWRDLTTEELKYINNAVESSTKTEEGSYVEGLDEE; translated from the coding sequence TTGATCCGCATAAATAAATTTATAAGTGAAACGGGTTTTTGCTCCCGTCGTGAGGCAGATCGTCTGGTAGAACAAGGTCGTGTAACGCTGAACGGTCAAAAGGCAGTTTTAGGCGATAAGGCGACAGATAGCGATGAAGTCCTTATTGATGGAAAACCATTGAAAGTAAAAAAGGCAGGCGTTTATATTGCTTTTAATAAACCGGTTGGAATTACCTGTACCACGGAAAGACAGATTAAAGGAAATATCATCGATTTTATTAATCACAAAGAAAGAATTTTCCCAATCGGGCGTCTAGACAAACCATCAGAGGGTTTGATCTTTTTGACTAGCGATGGAGATATTGTCAATAAAATTCTTCGTGCAGGAAATAATCATGAAAAGGAATATGTGGTTACAGTTGATAAACCCATAAAGTCCGATTTTGTCCAGAAAATGAGTAATGGAATTCCGATTCTGGATACGGTTACTAAGAAATGTTTTGTAAGAAAAGACGGACCGTATGTTTTTACCATCATTCTTACACAAGGGTTGAATCGGCAAATTCGGAGAATGTGTGAGTACCTGGGTTACAGTGTAACGAAATTAAAGCGTGTTCGGATTATGAATGTTACGCTGGAAAATCTATCAATTGGGAAATGGCGGGATTTAACCACCGAAGAATTGAAATATATCAATAATGCAGTGGAAAGTTCTACCAAAACGGAAGAGGGATCTTATGTTGAGGGGTTGGATGAGGAATAA
- a CDS encoding acetylxylan esterase gives MRNTINPESLKLRFHHLLFFFLLALAPAFSQPIERATKIIVAPDREDWTYKTGDKVKFTITVLKNGNPVKNASIRYEIGLEKMDPTIKETKTAANGTITVDAGTLKTPGFLRCIAWTANGEGEYRGLATAGFEPEKIQPTVANPADFDTFWETAKKELATIPLDVKMTLLPERCTEKVNVYHVNLQNFKLGTRLYGILSVPKKEGKYPALLKVPGAGVRAYYGDPVTAEKDIITFEIGIHGISVIMDPSVYNDLGLGALNGYPNYNLDDKDRFYYKRVYLGCVRANDFLTSLPQYDGTNLAVTGGSQGGALSIITAGLDPRVKWLGAFYPALSDVTGYLSGRAGGWPHYFDKTSVKVNNTKEKLATVGYYDVVNFARRVKVPGYYMWGYNDETCPPTSMYSAYNVTTAPKELKLYLETGHWTYPEERDVMNNWLITKLKAK, from the coding sequence ATGCGAAATACCATTAATCCTGAATCCTTGAAACTCCGGTTTCATCATTTACTATTTTTTTTCCTGCTGGCATTAGCACCGGCTTTTTCCCAACCCATTGAGCGCGCGACAAAAATTATAGTTGCTCCCGACCGTGAAGACTGGACTTACAAAACCGGTGATAAAGTGAAATTCACAATCACCGTTTTGAAAAATGGAAATCCTGTAAAAAATGCTTCTATCCGCTATGAAATCGGACTGGAAAAAATGGATCCGACCATTAAAGAAACTAAAACTGCCGCGAACGGAACCATAACAGTTGATGCCGGAACATTAAAAACACCGGGATTTTTGAGATGTATTGCCTGGACAGCTAACGGCGAAGGCGAATACCGCGGATTGGCAACGGCCGGTTTCGAACCTGAAAAGATTCAGCCGACAGTAGCAAATCCTGCCGATTTCGACACCTTCTGGGAAACTGCAAAAAAAGAATTAGCAACGATCCCTTTGGACGTAAAAATGACATTACTGCCTGAACGCTGCACGGAAAAAGTAAATGTTTATCATGTTAATTTACAGAATTTCAAACTAGGAACCAGATTGTACGGAATTCTTAGCGTTCCAAAAAAAGAAGGAAAATATCCGGCTTTACTGAAAGTTCCTGGCGCTGGTGTTCGTGCTTATTATGGAGATCCGGTTACTGCTGAAAAAGATATTATCACATTTGAAATCGGTATTCATGGCATCTCGGTCATCATGGATCCAAGTGTATACAATGATTTGGGATTGGGCGCATTAAACGGATATCCAAATTATAACCTGGATGATAAGGATCGTTTTTATTACAAAAGAGTATATCTGGGCTGCGTTCGCGCCAACGATTTCCTGACTAGTTTACCTCAATATGACGGAACAAATCTGGCTGTAACCGGCGGAAGTCAGGGAGGTGCTTTGTCTATTATTACAGCTGGTCTTGATCCGCGTGTTAAGTGGCTTGGAGCGTTTTATCCTGCGTTAAGCGATGTAACAGGTTACCTCAGCGGAAGAGCTGGCGGGTGGCCTCATTACTTTGACAAAACAAGTGTTAAAGTAAATAATACAAAAGAAAAACTGGCAACGGTTGGATACTATGACGTGGTGAATTTTGCAAGACGTGTGAAAGTACCGGGATACTATATGTGGGGCTACAACGATGAAACATGTCCTCCAACTTCCATGTATTCAGCCTACAACGTTACAACAGCACCAAAAGAATTGAAGTTATATCTCGAAACCGGCCACTGGACATACCCGGAAGAACGCGACGTGATGAACAACTGGCTAATAACCAAGCTAAAAGCAAAATAG
- a CDS encoding DUF3098 domain-containing protein, producing the protein MSNTKNSLPFGASNYKMMLIGLAVILVGFAVMSMDKEEFGFGALGLTVGPIIVVIGFVVEFWAILRKPANS; encoded by the coding sequence ATGAGCAACACAAAAAATAGTCTTCCTTTCGGAGCATCAAACTACAAAATGATGCTGATCGGATTGGCCGTGATTCTGGTTGGATTTGCGGTAATGAGCATGGACAAAGAAGAATTTGGTTTTGGTGCATTGGGATTAACTGTTGGACCGATTATCGTTGTGATTGGTTTCGTCGTTGAGTTCTGGGCCATTTTACGTAAACCAGCTAATTCATGA
- a CDS encoding cell division protein FtsX: MPKKKKKIGSYPNAMIVMSLTAALFLIGFCGLLVIQSKKLVSIIRQNIEVRVFIDKAVTKAGQDSLLTALKARPYVNNTPETPNPITFVSKEEAAKEFIEGTKEDFTAFLGENPLRDSYRVKIGEDYFEESKLQAIKKDIEKLGGVYEVVYQEDLADNINRNVTKIYAVLASFALIMLIIIVLLVNNTIKLAIYSQRFLIRSMQLVGATNGFIQRPYILRGAMQGTIGGVLAGGLLIGLQQIAVRNVEGLAMLQEYDKLVILVAVVLALGIMIGIASTYQSLARYLRMALDDLY, encoded by the coding sequence ATGCCTAAAAAAAAGAAGAAGATTGGTAGTTACCCTAACGCAATGATTGTAATGAGCCTTACGGCTGCATTATTTCTGATCGGTTTTTGCGGACTGCTGGTAATACAATCCAAGAAACTGGTTTCGATCATTCGTCAGAATATTGAAGTGAGAGTTTTTATTGATAAAGCAGTCACCAAGGCTGGTCAGGACTCATTACTTACTGCTTTAAAAGCCAGACCTTATGTAAATAACACGCCGGAGACTCCTAATCCAATCACTTTTGTCTCAAAAGAAGAAGCGGCAAAAGAATTTATAGAGGGCACAAAAGAAGATTTCACCGCCTTTTTGGGAGAAAATCCGCTTCGTGATAGTTACCGTGTCAAAATCGGTGAAGACTATTTTGAAGAATCCAAGTTGCAGGCAATAAAAAAGGATATTGAAAAGTTAGGCGGCGTTTACGAAGTTGTTTATCAGGAAGATCTTGCAGATAATATCAACCGTAACGTTACAAAAATATACGCAGTGCTGGCCAGTTTTGCACTGATTATGCTGATTATCATTGTATTGCTTGTTAATAATACCATTAAACTGGCCATTTATTCACAGCGTTTTCTGATCAGAAGTATGCAGCTTGTGGGTGCTACCAACGGATTTATTCAGCGGCCATATATTCTGCGTGGTGCGATGCAAGGCACAATAGGTGGTGTTCTTGCCGGTGGATTGCTTATCGGTTTGCAGCAAATTGCGGTTAGAAATGTAGAAGGACTGGCGATGTTGCAAGAATATGACAAGCTTGTTATTCTTGTAGCGGTTGTACTTGCTTTGGGCATCATGATTGGAATTGCCAGCACCTATCAGTCACTTGCGCGTTATTTGCGCATGGCTTTGGATGATTTATATTAA
- the lspA gene encoding signal peptidase II, giving the protein MSKKRILTNISILLVLIANIGCDQISKNIVREKVDYYENISLISNYFTLTKVENDGAFLSLGSSLPETIKFILLSGIPLITLAFGVGYMFLRKNISLMSMIALSFAIGGGFGNIYDRIVHGSVTDFLHIDLGFIQTGIFNMADVSLVVGMALFFVQSFFNQRHSISQESKY; this is encoded by the coding sequence ATGAGTAAAAAACGAATTTTAACAAATATTTCCATTTTACTGGTTCTGATCGCAAACATTGGATGCGATCAGATCTCCAAAAATATTGTAAGAGAAAAAGTGGATTACTACGAAAATATTAGTTTGATAAGTAATTACTTCACGCTAACAAAGGTTGAAAATGACGGTGCGTTTCTAAGTTTGGGAAGCTCTTTACCGGAAACAATTAAATTTATTCTGCTTTCGGGCATACCATTGATAACACTTGCATTTGGCGTAGGATATATGTTTTTAAGAAAAAATATATCCCTGATGAGTATGATTGCTTTAAGTTTTGCAATTGGTGGCGGCTTCGGAAATATTTATGATCGCATCGTGCACGGCTCGGTAACGGATTTCCTGCATATTGATCTGGGCTTCATTCAAACCGGCATTTTTAATATGGCAGATGTTTCTCTGGTGGTTGGGATGGCTTTGTTTTTTGTTCAATCCTTTTTTAACCAACGCCATTCCATTTCCCAGGAATCTAAATATTGA
- a CDS encoding alpha/beta hydrolase: MSFKISKTAKVITLLICGITAVQAQIPEKIKSIFPAGTVMHNNLAYAGDTLKRHKLDIYLPANAKENLPLVIWIHGGAWKENDKFADMGYMKNTVKSFIEEGYAFASIDYRYSTDAIFPAQIQDCNQAISWLYQNAGKYGIDKNKFAVIGFSAGGHLASLLALSNNNKIKQFTKEGKSVPFKIKAVIDFYGPSNFMALIPKIEINDPTDAVTSLFGATILERPDIATLASPTTYVDANDPPFLIFHGQKDALVPYTQSVLLRSYLLKAKVANELTIVTDAPHYGEMFDVESNRKKISLFLKTYLK, translated from the coding sequence ATGTCTTTCAAGATTTCAAAAACAGCAAAAGTTATTACCCTATTGATATGCGGCATAACGGCTGTGCAAGCTCAGATTCCTGAGAAAATTAAAAGCATATTTCCTGCCGGAACGGTCATGCATAATAATCTGGCTTATGCCGGTGATACTTTGAAAAGGCACAAACTCGATATTTATCTCCCTGCAAACGCCAAGGAAAATTTGCCGCTTGTGATCTGGATTCATGGGGGTGCGTGGAAAGAAAATGATAAATTTGCCGATATGGGTTATATGAAAAATACGGTCAAATCTTTCATTGAAGAAGGCTATGCATTTGCAAGTATAGACTACCGGTATAGCACAGACGCTATCTTTCCCGCTCAGATTCAGGATTGTAACCAGGCAATTTCCTGGCTTTATCAAAATGCCGGTAAGTATGGAATTGATAAAAATAAATTCGCAGTTATAGGATTTTCAGCTGGAGGACATCTGGCCTCGTTGCTTGCGCTTTCCAACAATAACAAGATCAAACAATTTACAAAAGAAGGGAAATCTGTTCCATTTAAAATTAAGGCTGTTATTGATTTCTACGGACCGTCAAATTTCATGGCACTGATTCCTAAAATTGAAATCAATGATCCTACCGACGCTGTAACCTCATTATTTGGCGCAACAATTCTGGAAAGACCTGATATTGCTACTTTGGCAAGCCCTACAACTTATGTGGATGCCAATGATCCGCCATTCCTTATCTTCCATGGACAAAAAGATGCACTGGTTCCATATACGCAATCGGTTTTGCTTCGTTCTTATTTATTAAAGGCAAAGGTTGCAAACGAATTGACGATTGTAACGGATGCGCCACATTATGGTGAAATGTTTGATGTAGAATCCAACAGAAAAAAGATTTCACTTTTTCTTAAAACGTACTTAAAATAG
- a CDS encoding tetratricopeptide repeat protein codes for MKNSLLQNLITFYEEDPSDPFNIYALALEYLKSDSTEAEKFFDKLLTEHPDYLATYYPAAAFFAEIEKVEKAEIIYQKGIDLALLNNNTKTHQELLRAYRSFLDELDD; via the coding sequence ATGAAAAACTCACTGCTTCAAAATCTGATTACTTTTTACGAGGAAGATCCCAGCGATCCGTTCAACATATATGCATTAGCTTTGGAATATTTAAAATCCGATTCGACAGAAGCTGAGAAATTTTTTGATAAACTTCTAACAGAACATCCGGATTATTTGGCGACGTATTATCCCGCTGCGGCGTTCTTTGCAGAGATAGAAAAAGTAGAAAAAGCAGAAATAATATATCAGAAAGGAATTGATCTGGCGTTACTTAATAACAATACAAAAACGCATCAGGAGCTTCTAAGGGCTTATCGGTCGTTCCTTGATGAGCTGGATGATTAG